In Sphingobacterium sp. PCS056, the following proteins share a genomic window:
- a CDS encoding HD family phosphohydrolase, which yields MSRLKIKYNRESDNNLNLIRKISLILATIILICIFLPKQARFRYEFQKGKVWDHENLISPYNFAILKTQEELNEDKKNILKTIQPIYDVNSTISREQIDQFETDLAERWQTNKLDTTPQKIQDYRAVGNAILSHLYDRGILSLNNRFQNRNDDKSPAAKQYNFTLIQDKVATQKNTADCYTIESSYEYANSVLNNSSKIFYKKWLLETLKNYITLNYVYNDQQTERLEQTALANISSTRGVVQKGELIAEKDKIISNETYQKLESLRKIYEDEGKISGNQTYVTLGQFLIISLALSILLVFLYLFRKDIYYNNRLLSIIMIVIIGMLGALSWAIKIKIPNLYYIPFCSVPIIIRILFDSRVALNIHLLMVLLAALFVPNSYEFVFLQFMAGIVAIYSIKTLVKREQFFISSAIILATYLIAYFGLLLTRNGSLSTINIMDVIPFVVSVMITLMAYPLVYAFEKLFGIVSDLTLMELTNSNSKLLRELSFKAPGTFQHSLQVANLAEAAIYRIGGNPLLVRAGALYHDIGKITNPQFFIENQKTEKNPHDELSPEQSAQIIISHVIKGVEIAKRNQLPDVIIDFIKTHHGTTKVDYFYNLFIKNNPDKLVDESLYQYPGPIPYSKETAVLMMADSVEAASRALKEHTEESINTLVDKIIEHKLKLNQFANSNITLKEITESSNIFKAMLKSIYHVRVDYDLSKKK from the coding sequence GTGAGTAGATTAAAAATTAAATATAATCGCGAATCCGACAACAATCTTAACCTCATTCGTAAGATCAGTTTAATATTGGCGACCATTATTCTTATTTGTATATTCCTTCCCAAGCAAGCACGCTTTCGTTACGAATTTCAGAAAGGAAAAGTGTGGGATCATGAAAATTTAATTTCCCCCTATAATTTTGCTATTCTTAAAACACAAGAAGAATTAAATGAGGATAAAAAAAATATCCTCAAAACCATTCAACCTATCTACGATGTCAATTCGACCATCAGTAGAGAACAGATTGATCAATTTGAAACGGATTTAGCTGAAAGATGGCAAACCAATAAATTGGATACGACCCCTCAAAAAATCCAAGACTATAGAGCAGTAGGTAATGCGATATTATCACATCTCTATGATCGTGGTATCTTATCTCTTAATAATCGATTTCAAAATCGAAATGACGACAAAAGTCCCGCTGCAAAACAGTATAATTTTACCCTGATCCAAGACAAAGTAGCCACTCAAAAAAATACAGCCGACTGTTACACCATAGAATCATCCTATGAATATGCAAATTCAGTCCTCAACAATTCGTCCAAGATCTTCTACAAAAAGTGGCTATTAGAAACCTTAAAAAACTACATTACGCTCAATTACGTCTACAACGATCAACAAACAGAACGACTAGAACAAACAGCTTTAGCCAATATTTCCTCTACTCGGGGGGTGGTACAAAAAGGCGAGCTTATAGCCGAGAAGGATAAGATTATCAGCAATGAAACCTACCAAAAGTTAGAATCACTTCGTAAGATCTACGAAGACGAAGGTAAAATATCAGGTAACCAAACCTATGTTACCTTAGGTCAGTTTTTGATTATTTCATTAGCATTATCCATCTTATTAGTATTTCTCTATCTGTTCCGAAAAGATATCTACTACAACAACCGCCTACTTTCGATTATCATGATTGTGATCATCGGGATGCTCGGTGCGTTATCGTGGGCCATTAAAATTAAGATTCCCAATTTATACTATATCCCCTTTTGTTCCGTACCGATCATCATCCGGATTCTATTTGACTCAAGAGTAGCTTTAAACATCCATCTACTCATGGTATTGCTAGCCGCTTTATTCGTTCCCAATTCATATGAATTTGTTTTTTTACAATTTATGGCCGGTATAGTTGCGATCTATAGCATCAAAACTCTAGTTAAGAGAGAGCAGTTCTTTATTTCATCTGCGATTATACTCGCCACTTACCTCATTGCCTATTTTGGTCTTCTTCTCACACGAAATGGTTCCCTGAGTACGATCAATATCATGGACGTCATACCTTTTGTTGTCAGTGTCATGATTACCTTAATGGCATATCCATTGGTATACGCATTTGAGAAACTCTTTGGCATTGTTTCGGATTTAACGCTCATGGAACTTACCAATAGTAATTCCAAACTACTAAGAGAACTATCCTTTAAAGCACCAGGGACTTTCCAGCATTCGCTTCAAGTCGCTAATTTAGCGGAAGCTGCTATTTATAGAATAGGCGGAAATCCCCTACTCGTACGTGCAGGAGCATTATATCATGATATCGGAAAAATAACAAACCCACAGTTTTTTATTGAAAATCAAAAAACAGAAAAGAATCCACATGATGAGCTATCTCCAGAACAGAGTGCGCAAATTATTATTTCCCATGTCATTAAAGGAGTTGAAATAGCAAAGAGAAATCAACTTCCAGATGTGATTATCGATTTCATCAAAACACACCACGGTACCACAAAAGTCGATTACTTCTATAATTTATTTATCAAGAACAATCCGGACAAACTTGTTGACGAATCGTTGTATCAATATCCAGGGCCAATTCCTTATTCCAAAGAAACGGCAGTACTCATGATGGCCGATTCTGTAGAAGCAGCATCTAGAGCCCTTAAAGAGCATACAGAAGAGTCGATCAATACACTTGTCGATAAGATCATTGAACACAAATTAAAATTGAATCAATTTGCAAATAGTAACATCACATTGAAGGAAATCACGGAGTCTTCAAACATTTTCAAGGCCATGTTGAAGAGTATTTATCACGTCAGGGTTGATTACGATCTCAGTAAGAAAAAATAA
- the rpe gene encoding ribulose-phosphate 3-epimerase has product MSSKKHLIAPSVLAADFAKLYDDIIMVNNSEADWFHIDIMDGVFVPNISFGFPVMQAIAKHATKPLDVHLMIVDPDRYLQVCKDSGAAVITVHYEACTHLHRTLAAIKELGCKAGVALNPHTPVSLLADVIADLDLVCLMSVNPGFGGQKFIQHTYTKVKQLRAMSAGVNDGLLIEIDGGVGVGNAAALLQAGADVLVAGSSVFAAADPTQSIADLKAVDIQLQNI; this is encoded by the coding sequence ATGTCAAGTAAAAAGCATCTTATTGCACCTTCAGTTTTGGCAGCGGATTTCGCTAAATTATACGATGATATTATAATGGTAAACAATAGTGAGGCCGATTGGTTTCATATTGATATCATGGATGGCGTATTTGTGCCAAATATTTCTTTTGGTTTTCCGGTCATGCAAGCAATTGCAAAACATGCTACAAAACCGTTAGATGTACATTTAATGATTGTAGATCCAGATCGTTATTTACAGGTGTGCAAGGATTCGGGAGCTGCGGTGATTACCGTACATTACGAAGCATGTACGCATTTGCACCGTACTTTAGCGGCGATTAAGGAGTTGGGATGTAAGGCGGGGGTAGCATTAAATCCACATACTCCGGTTTCTTTGTTGGCAGACGTTATTGCTGACTTAGATTTGGTCTGCTTGATGTCTGTTAATCCTGGTTTTGGAGGTCAAAAATTTATTCAGCATACGTATACTAAAGTAAAACAATTGCGTGCTATGTCAGCGGGTGTGAATGATGGCTTGTTAATCGAAATCGATGGTGGGGTTGGTGTAGGTAATGCTGCTGCGTTGCTTCAGGCTGGTGCTGATGTGTTGGTTGCCGGTAGCTCGGTTTTTGCAGCTGCTGATCCAACTCAGTCTATAGCAGACTTAAAAGCGGTTGATATTCAGTTACAAAATATTTAA
- a CDS encoding bifunctional aconitate hydratase 2/2-methylisocitrate dehydratase: protein MSIYNDYVQEVVERKGQGLNPKPIDGAELLSEVIAQIKDLNNENRADSLNLFIYNTLSGTTSAAGVKAIFLKEIILGKEVVAEITPTFAFELLSHMKGGPSIEVLLDLALGDDVAIAKQAAEVLKTQVFLYEADTTRLKNAFTNGNVIAKEILESYAQAEFFTKLPELPEEIKVVTFIAGEGDISTDLLSPGNQAHSRSDRELHGQCMITPEAQQQIKALQAQHPDASVMLIAEKGTMGVGSSRMSGVNNVALWTGKQASPYIPFVNIAPIVGGTNGISPIFLTTVDVTGGIGIDLQNWKKKVDANGEVIRNENNEPILEQVYSVATGTVLTINTKTEKLYHGDQELIDISKSLTPQKREFIKAGGSYAIVFGKKIQTFAAGVLGIEIPRVFAPSKEISIENQGLTAVEKIFNKNAVGTTPGKVLHAGSDVRVKVNIVGSQDTTGLMTAQELEAMAAKVISPTVDGAYQSGCHTASVWDKKAQANIPKLMKFMNDFGLITARDPKGEYHAMTDVIHKVLNDITIDEWAIIIGGDSHTRMSKGVAFGADSGTVALALATGEASMPIPESVKVTFKGSMKQHMDFRDVVHATQSQMLQQFGGENVFQGRIIEVHIGTLLADQAFTFTDWTAEMKAKASICISQDETLIQSLEIAKSRIQIMIDKGMENKNQVLQGLIDKANKRIEEIKTGVKPALTPDANAKYYAEVVIDLDIIDEPMIADPDVNNVDVSKRYTHDAIRELSYYGGDKKVDLGFVGSCMVHKDDLKIVSQMLKNVEKQLGVVKFNAPLVVAAPTYNIIDELKAEGDWEYLQKYSGFEFSDILPKSTARTEYENIMYLERPGCNLCMGNQEKAAKGDTVMATSTRLFQGRVVEDRDGKKGESLLASTPVVVLSAILGRIPNMQEYKAAVEGINLTKFSPISTK, encoded by the coding sequence ATGAGTATTTACAACGATTACGTACAAGAGGTTGTAGAACGAAAAGGTCAAGGATTAAATCCTAAACCAATTGATGGAGCAGAATTATTAAGTGAGGTTATTGCTCAAATTAAAGATTTAAATAACGAAAATAGAGCTGATTCTCTGAACTTGTTTATTTACAATACCCTGTCTGGCACGACTAGTGCAGCTGGTGTAAAAGCAATATTCTTAAAAGAAATTATTCTGGGAAAAGAGGTAGTCGCAGAAATTACACCAACTTTTGCATTTGAGTTATTATCTCACATGAAAGGTGGTCCTTCTATCGAAGTACTTTTGGATTTGGCGTTAGGGGATGACGTAGCTATTGCGAAGCAGGCTGCTGAAGTTCTTAAAACACAAGTTTTTCTTTATGAGGCGGATACTACGCGTCTGAAAAATGCTTTTACTAACGGTAACGTCATTGCAAAAGAAATTCTAGAGAGTTATGCTCAAGCTGAATTTTTTACAAAACTACCTGAATTGCCAGAAGAAATAAAGGTGGTTACTTTTATCGCTGGTGAAGGTGATATTTCTACGGATCTGTTATCTCCAGGTAACCAGGCGCATTCGCGCTCGGATCGTGAGCTACATGGTCAATGTATGATTACTCCAGAGGCACAACAACAGATTAAAGCTTTACAGGCACAGCACCCAGATGCTAGTGTGATGTTGATTGCTGAAAAAGGTACTATGGGAGTGGGGTCTTCTAGAATGTCAGGTGTAAATAATGTGGCATTGTGGACAGGTAAACAAGCTAGTCCTTATATTCCATTTGTTAACATTGCTCCAATTGTGGGAGGTACTAATGGTATTTCTCCAATTTTCTTGACTACTGTAGATGTGACAGGTGGTATTGGAATTGATCTTCAGAATTGGAAGAAAAAAGTAGATGCAAATGGTGAGGTTATTCGTAATGAAAATAATGAGCCCATTTTGGAGCAAGTATATTCAGTTGCTACAGGTACTGTTCTTACGATCAATACTAAAACTGAAAAATTATATCATGGAGATCAAGAGTTAATCGACATTTCTAAATCTCTTACTCCTCAGAAAAGAGAGTTTATCAAAGCAGGTGGTTCTTATGCTATTGTATTTGGTAAGAAAATCCAAACATTTGCGGCTGGGGTATTAGGTATTGAAATTCCAAGAGTATTTGCTCCTTCTAAAGAGATTTCTATTGAAAACCAAGGTTTAACTGCTGTAGAGAAAATCTTCAATAAAAATGCTGTCGGTACAACTCCAGGAAAAGTATTACATGCTGGTTCTGATGTTCGTGTTAAGGTGAATATTGTAGGTTCTCAAGATACAACAGGTTTAATGACTGCTCAAGAGTTAGAAGCGATGGCTGCAAAGGTCATTTCTCCAACAGTAGACGGTGCTTATCAATCAGGTTGTCATACGGCATCTGTATGGGATAAAAAAGCGCAGGCTAATATTCCTAAATTGATGAAGTTTATGAATGACTTCGGATTGATTACAGCGCGTGATCCAAAAGGAGAATACCATGCTATGACCGATGTTATCCACAAGGTATTAAATGATATTACGATTGATGAGTGGGCGATCATCATTGGTGGCGACTCGCATACGCGTATGTCCAAAGGTGTAGCTTTTGGAGCTGATTCGGGAACTGTTGCCTTGGCATTAGCTACTGGTGAAGCTTCGATGCCGATTCCAGAATCTGTAAAAGTAACATTTAAAGGGAGTATGAAACAGCACATGGATTTCCGTGATGTGGTTCATGCGACACAATCTCAGATGTTACAGCAATTTGGTGGAGAGAATGTATTCCAAGGTAGAATCATCGAGGTTCATATCGGTACACTACTTGCCGATCAGGCGTTTACATTTACGGATTGGACTGCAGAAATGAAAGCAAAAGCTTCGATCTGTATTTCCCAAGATGAGACGCTAATTCAATCACTAGAAATTGCTAAGAGCCGTATCCAAATCATGATTGATAAGGGTATGGAAAATAAAAATCAAGTATTACAAGGATTAATCGATAAAGCTAACAAACGTATCGAGGAAATTAAAACGGGTGTAAAACCTGCTTTGACTCCAGATGCAAATGCAAAATATTATGCTGAAGTGGTGATCGATCTTGATATTATTGATGAACCGATGATTGCTGATCCTGATGTCAACAATGTGGACGTTTCAAAACGTTATACGCATGATGCTATTAGAGAGCTTTCTTACTATGGCGGTGACAAAAAAGTGGATTTAGGTTTTGTAGGTTCTTGTATGGTACACAAAGACGATTTAAAAATCGTTTCTCAAATGCTGAAGAACGTCGAGAAACAACTTGGTGTTGTTAAGTTTAATGCACCATTGGTTGTTGCAGCTCCTACTTACAACATCATAGATGAATTGAAAGCAGAAGGCGACTGGGAATATTTGCAGAAATATTCTGGTTTTGAATTCAGTGATATTTTACCAAAAAGTACAGCACGTACTGAGTACGAAAATATCATGTATTTAGAGCGTCCAGGGTGTAATCTATGTATGGGTAACCAAGAAAAAGCAGCAAAAGGTGATACGGTAATGGCTACTTCTACTCGTCTTTTCCAAGGTCGTGTAGTGGAAGATCGAGATGGTAAAAAAGGTGAATCTTTATTAGCCTCTACTCCAGTGGTTGTGCTTTCTGCTATCTTAGGTAGAATTCCAAATATGCAAGAGTATAAAGCTGCTGTTGAAGGTATCAACTTAACCAAATTTTCGCCTATTTCGACAAAATAG
- a CDS encoding aconitate hydratase — MAFDIEMIKKVYNRYEERVNAARSLVNKPLTLSEKILYTHLWDGNATETYDRGVSYVDFAPDRVAMQDATAQMALLQFMQAGRPQAAVPSTVHCDHLIQAKEGAQVDLQRANTESKEVFNFLGSVANKYGIGFWKPGAGIIHQVVLENYAFPGGMMIGTDSHTVNAGGLGMLAIGVGGADACDVMAGLPWELKFPKLIGVKLTGKLSGWTSPKDVILKVAGILTVKGGTGAVVEYFGEGAQSMSCTGKGTICNMGAEIGATTSTFGYDESMERYLRATGRADVADAANTVKEHLTADAEVYANPELYFDQLIEINLSELEPSLNGPFTPDLYTPVSRMREEAAKNGWPTKVEWGLIGSCTNSSYEDLSRAASIAKQAVDKGLVTKAEFGINPGSEQVRYTADRDGLLKTFEDLNATIFTNACGPCIGMWDRVGAEKQEKNTIVHSFNRNFAKRADGNPNTFAFVASPEIVAAIAISGDLGFNPLTDTLTNANGEQVKLDPPTGDELPEKGFAVEDAGYQAPAEDGSAVAIDVDPNSDRLQLLEPFAAWEGTDLKGLRLLIKAKGKCTTDHISMAGPWLKYRGHLDNISNNMLIGAVNYFNEKTDSVKNQLTGEYGPVPATQRAYKAAGIGSIVVGDENYGEGSSREHAAMEPRHLGVRAVLVKSFARIHETNLKKQGMLGLTFADKDDYDKIQEDDVIDILGLTTFTPGQPLTLVLHHADGTEDQILANHTYNAQQIEWFKEGGALNIIRKNQVK, encoded by the coding sequence ATGGCTTTTGATATAGAAATGATTAAAAAGGTATATAACCGTTATGAGGAGCGTGTAAACGCTGCTCGTAGCTTGGTTAATAAACCTTTAACCCTATCTGAGAAAATTTTATATACTCACTTATGGGATGGAAATGCAACTGAAACATACGATAGAGGTGTATCTTATGTTGATTTTGCTCCAGATCGTGTAGCAATGCAAGATGCGACTGCACAAATGGCACTATTGCAATTTATGCAAGCGGGTCGTCCTCAAGCGGCTGTTCCATCAACAGTACACTGTGATCACTTGATTCAAGCGAAAGAAGGTGCTCAAGTAGATTTGCAAAGAGCGAATACAGAATCAAAAGAAGTATTTAATTTTTTAGGTTCTGTCGCAAATAAATATGGTATCGGTTTCTGGAAACCAGGAGCGGGTATTATTCACCAAGTCGTTTTAGAAAACTATGCTTTCCCTGGCGGTATGATGATCGGTACAGATTCACATACGGTTAATGCTGGTGGTCTAGGTATGTTGGCTATTGGGGTTGGTGGTGCAGATGCATGTGATGTCATGGCTGGTCTACCTTGGGAACTTAAATTTCCTAAATTGATCGGTGTTAAATTAACAGGTAAATTAAGTGGCTGGACTTCGCCTAAAGATGTGATCTTAAAAGTTGCGGGTATCTTAACTGTAAAAGGTGGTACTGGTGCTGTTGTAGAATATTTCGGTGAGGGTGCTCAATCTATGTCTTGTACGGGTAAAGGTACAATCTGTAATATGGGTGCTGAAATTGGTGCAACGACCTCTACATTTGGATATGATGAGTCGATGGAGCGTTATTTACGTGCTACTGGTCGTGCTGATGTAGCTGATGCGGCAAATACTGTTAAGGAGCACTTAACTGCCGATGCTGAAGTATACGCAAACCCAGAATTATATTTTGATCAACTTATTGAGATTAATTTATCTGAACTCGAGCCTTCATTAAATGGTCCTTTTACACCAGATCTATACACACCAGTTTCACGTATGCGTGAAGAGGCTGCTAAAAATGGTTGGCCTACAAAAGTGGAGTGGGGATTGATCGGTTCATGTACCAACTCTTCTTATGAAGATCTGTCACGTGCTGCTTCTATCGCTAAGCAGGCTGTTGATAAAGGTTTGGTGACAAAAGCTGAATTTGGAATCAACCCAGGTTCTGAGCAAGTACGTTATACCGCAGATCGTGATGGTTTATTGAAAACTTTTGAAGATCTGAATGCAACCATCTTTACAAATGCTTGCGGTCCATGTATTGGTATGTGGGATCGTGTAGGTGCTGAAAAGCAAGAGAAAAATACAATCGTCCACTCATTCAACCGTAATTTTGCAAAACGTGCGGATGGTAACCCGAATACATTTGCTTTCGTAGCTTCTCCTGAGATCGTTGCAGCAATTGCAATTTCGGGTGATTTGGGCTTCAATCCTTTGACAGACACGTTGACAAATGCTAACGGTGAGCAGGTTAAGCTGGATCCTCCTACGGGTGATGAATTGCCTGAAAAAGGATTTGCAGTAGAGGATGCTGGATATCAAGCTCCTGCTGAAGATGGTTCTGCTGTCGCAATTGATGTAGATCCTAATTCTGACCGTCTGCAATTGTTAGAGCCTTTTGCTGCTTGGGAAGGTACTGACCTGAAAGGTTTAAGATTATTGATTAAGGCTAAAGGTAAATGTACTACTGACCATATTTCTATGGCTGGCCCTTGGTTGAAATACCGTGGTCATCTGGATAATATCTCCAACAATATGTTGATCGGCGCTGTTAATTACTTCAATGAAAAAACAGATTCGGTTAAAAATCAATTGACTGGTGAATATGGTCCTGTTCCTGCGACACAACGTGCTTATAAAGCTGCTGGTATCGGATCGATCGTAGTTGGTGACGAAAACTATGGAGAAGGTTCTTCTCGAGAGCATGCTGCTATGGAGCCTCGTCACTTGGGCGTTCGTGCGGTGTTGGTGAAATCTTTTGCTCGTATCCATGAGACGAACTTGAAGAAACAAGGCATGTTAGGTTTGACTTTTGCTGATAAGGATGATTATGATAAGATCCAAGAGGACGATGTAATCGACATCTTAGGATTGACAACTTTTACTCCTGGACAGCCACTTACTCTGGTCCTTCACCACGCGGACGGAACGGAAGATCAAATTTTAGCAAACCACACTTACAATGCTCAACAAATTGAGTGGTTTAAAGAGGGTGGTGCTTTGAACATTATTCGTAAAAATCAAGTAAAATAA
- a CDS encoding MBL fold metallo-hydrolase produces the protein MQLYTIETQNFKLDGGAMFGVVPKSIWHKTNPADSNNMCTWTNRLLLIEDGAKLILVDTGLGDKQSEKFFGHYYIHGDNSIDKSLAKHGFNREDITDVILTHLHFDHCGGAIARQGDKLRPSFTNANYWSNAAHWDWAIHPNPREKASFLEENIIPIQESGQLKFIEKESSPFGPNIHIRYAHGHTESMMLPQIQYKNKTILYMADLLPSVGHIPLPYVMSYDIRPLTTMEERNNYWQEIVDREYILFLEHDAVNACCTLQHTEKGIRLKESFQLSDI, from the coding sequence ATGCAGTTATATACGATTGAAACTCAAAACTTCAAATTAGATGGCGGAGCTATGTTCGGAGTAGTACCCAAATCAATATGGCATAAAACAAATCCTGCCGATTCGAATAATATGTGTACATGGACCAATCGTTTACTCTTGATAGAAGATGGTGCAAAGTTGATACTGGTCGATACTGGACTCGGAGATAAGCAATCCGAAAAATTTTTTGGACACTATTATATACATGGAGACAATAGCATAGATAAATCATTAGCAAAACATGGTTTCAATAGAGAAGATATCACGGATGTAATCTTGACACACCTGCATTTTGATCATTGTGGTGGCGCCATTGCACGTCAAGGAGATAAATTACGTCCTTCATTTACTAATGCTAATTATTGGAGCAATGCAGCACATTGGGATTGGGCGATTCATCCAAATCCAAGAGAAAAGGCTTCTTTTTTGGAGGAAAATATAATACCTATACAAGAAAGTGGTCAACTAAAATTTATTGAAAAAGAGAGCAGCCCATTTGGTCCAAATATTCACATCAGGTATGCTCACGGACATACCGAATCCATGATGTTGCCCCAAATTCAATATAAAAATAAAACAATCTTGTATATGGCAGATTTACTTCCTTCGGTAGGACATATTCCCCTTCCCTACGTCATGAGCTATGACATAAGACCGCTCACTACCATGGAAGAAAGGAATAACTACTGGCAAGAGATAGTAGATCGAGAATACATCCTTTTCTTAGAACATGATGCGGTCAATGCTTGTTGTACTTTACAGCATACAGAAAAAGGAATAAGACTAAAAGAAAGTTTTCAGCTTTCAGATATTTAA
- a CDS encoding serine hydrolase domain-containing protein has product MKKFLFILILGAFCCSQISRAQPTVIDKKITDIMQKYQAIGLSVAVIKNNKLIFSNSYGLKNIEENQALQNDDIFRIASISKSFSATAIMQLIEQKKCHLDDDFSDLIGFKIRNPNFPNTKITLRMILSHTSSINDKNGYFDLEVINPTHSDQYINSYSNYEPGTKYAYCNLNFNMIGAVIERLSGQRFDLYIKEHILDPLQLYAGYCVDSLDKNKFVTLYEYDRDKSGFRPQTSAYNPRSLEIKNYTLGHSTPVFSPTGGMKISAVDLAKYMGMHMNYGKGFNGQQIIKKSSSKIMQTPITPDEGYGLALRSTDQLVPHKTLIGHTGSAYGLYSAMFFDPRAKFGIVVITNGCRVPEYTNFNPFLKDCIQLIYQEMIEN; this is encoded by the coding sequence ATGAAAAAATTCTTATTCATTCTTATACTCGGAGCCTTCTGTTGCAGTCAAATAAGCCGAGCTCAACCAACTGTTATTGATAAAAAAATAACCGATATCATGCAAAAATATCAGGCTATTGGCCTATCAGTTGCTGTCATAAAAAACAATAAATTAATATTTTCGAATTCCTACGGACTTAAAAACATAGAAGAGAATCAAGCCTTACAAAATGATGATATATTTAGAATAGCATCAATTTCCAAATCATTTTCGGCAACAGCCATTATGCAATTGATCGAGCAAAAGAAATGTCACCTGGATGATGATTTCAGTGATTTGATTGGATTCAAAATTAGAAACCCTAATTTTCCAAATACGAAAATTACATTACGAATGATACTTTCGCATACCTCAAGTATCAATGATAAAAATGGATACTTTGACTTAGAAGTCATCAATCCTACGCATTCAGATCAATACATAAACTCGTATAGCAACTATGAGCCAGGGACAAAATATGCATACTGCAACCTCAATTTTAATATGATTGGAGCAGTGATTGAACGTTTATCCGGACAAAGATTTGATTTATATATCAAAGAACATATCCTAGATCCTTTGCAATTGTATGCAGGTTATTGTGTTGACTCCTTAGATAAAAACAAGTTTGTCACACTTTATGAATATGACCGTGATAAAAGTGGATTCCGTCCCCAAACCAGTGCCTATAATCCGCGATCATTAGAAATCAAAAATTACACTTTAGGCCATTCCACTCCCGTCTTCTCTCCTACTGGAGGAATGAAAATTTCAGCCGTTGATCTAGCGAAGTATATGGGTATGCACATGAATTATGGTAAAGGATTTAATGGTCAGCAAATCATCAAAAAAAGCAGTTCAAAAATCATGCAGACCCCCATTACACCTGATGAAGGCTATGGACTAGCACTCAGGTCAACTGACCAATTAGTTCCGCATAAAACGTTGATCGGACATACAGGTTCTGCATACGGTCTTTATAGCGCTATGTTTTTTGATCCCCGAGCAAAATTTGGAATAGTAGTCATCACCAATGGTTGCCGTGTCCCCGAGTACACCAATTTCAATCCATTTTTAAAGGATTGTATCCAATTGATTTATCAAGAAATGATTGAAAATTAA